A portion of the Rissa tridactyla isolate bRisTri1 chromosome 19, bRisTri1.patW.cur.20221130, whole genome shotgun sequence genome contains these proteins:
- the LOC128919253 gene encoding somatotropin: MPLSNLFANAVLRAQHLHLLAAETYKEFERTYIPEDQRHANKNSQAAFCYSETIPAPTGKDDAQQKSDMELLRFSLVLIQSWLTPVQYLSKVFTNNLVFGTSDRVYEKLKDLEEGIQALMRELEDRSPRGPQILKPTYDKFDIHLRNEDALLKNYGLLSCFKKDLHKVETYLKVMKCRRYGEGNCTV, encoded by the exons ATGCCCCTTTCCAACCTGTTTGCCAACGCCGTGCTGAGGGCTCAGCACCTTCACCTCCTGGCTGCCGAGACATACAAAGAGTTC GAACGCACCTATATTCCAGAGGACCAGAGACACGCCAACAAAAATTCTCAGGCAGCATTTTGTTACTCAGAAACCATCCCTGCTCCCACGGGGAAGGACGATGCCCAGCAGAAATCG gataTGGAGCTTCTTCGGTTTTCACTGGTTCTCATCCAGTCCTGGCTGACCCCGGTGCAATACCTAAGCAAGGTGTTCACAAACAATCTGGTTTTCGGCACCTCAGACAGAGTATATGAAAAACTAAAGGACCTGGAAGAAGGGATCCAAGCTCTCATGAGG GAGCTGGAGGACCGGAGTCCGCGGGGTCCCCAGATCCTCAAACCCACCTACGACAAATTCGACATCCACCTGCGCAACGAGGACGCCCTGCTGAAGAACTACGGCTTGCTCTCCTGCTTCAAGAAGGACCTGCACAAGGTGGAGACCTACCTGAAGGTGATGAAGTGCCGGCGCTACGGCGAGGGAAACTGCACCGTTTGA
- the RDM1 gene encoding RAD52 motif-containing protein 1, which produces MAEVVEFRVPAGSHQTLLVWGLEPQPGLERSLFSAFSKFGPLYSVRAHRNAAVAGPGYYAIIKFYSAGDARRAQRTCNGQRLFQESPLKVCVCTKQKGFQQQVLALNSNKCQELANHYLGFNGWSSRIITLQNVSGFDGENEELGETLQKRSVKYLCAVEVTLPHHRVRTRGVALGEADIENSGDPLEFVTASRRAQKVAVGKALSCAFQKILLVVLENGKVAVEYNPTQEELTDSLTEEELKGLVQVSELSVEQFDLEEEVLSDVSFDDELPSREVPSN; this is translated from the exons ATGGCGGAGGTGGTGGAGTTCCGGGTGCCCGCGGGGAGCCACCAGACGCTGCTGGTCTGGGGGCTGGAGCCGCAGCCGGGGCTGGAG cGTTCCCTGTTTTCAGCGTTTTCCAAATTTGGGCCCCTCTACTCGGTGCGAGCGCACCGAAACGCTGCCGTGGCAGGGCCGGGGTATTACGCCATCATCAAGTTTTACTCAGCTGGAGATGCCAGGAGAGCCCAGCGCACGTGCAACGGGCAGAGGCTGTTTCAGGAATCTCCCTTGAAG GTTTGCGTTTGCACCAAGCAGAAAGGGTTTCAGCAGCAAGTTCTTGCTCTCAACAGCAACAAGTGCCAGGAGTTGGCCAACCACTACCTTGGCTTTAACGGCTGGTCCAGTCGCATCATCACA CTGCAGAATGTATCTGGCTTTGATGGTGAGAATGAGGAACTGGGAGAGACGTTACAGAAGCGATCCGTGAAATACCTGTGTGCTGTAGAGGTGACACTGCCCCACCACAGGGTACGCACCAGGGGAGTTGCCCTCGGCGAGGCAGACATAGAAAACAGTGGAG ATCCTCTCGAGTTTGTCACGGCCTCAAGGAGAGCTCAGAAAGTCGCAGTCGGGAAGGCTTTGTCTTGCGCCTTTCAGAAGATACTCCTCGTAGTCTTAG AGAATGGGAAAGTGGCCGTGGAATACAATCCCACCCAAGAGGAGCTCACAGACTCCTTAACAGAAGAGGAACTGAAGGGGCTTGTTCAG GTCAGTGAGTTGTCCGTGGAACAGTTTGACCTGGAAGAAGAAGTTTTGTCTGATGTCAGTTTTGATGATGAGCTCCCTAGCCGGGAGGTGCCGTCTAATTAG